The following proteins are co-located in the Sporolactobacillus pectinivorans genome:
- a CDS encoding penicillin-binding protein, translating to MFQRKKRAISLWSGIVGGLFMLAFFIIIGRFVYIAQGKEVDGQKLLQLGSRQWTELDLINENRGTIYSSDGGIFAEDVPAYTLYAVISPKAAVHVVDKEKTARELAPILKMKESDILAQLNRNAYQVEFGTNGKMLSSQTKQEIDRLKLPGLDYLAGSKRYYPEQSSAAYTIGFTQTNPNTNQQTGVLGVEQSMNRYLTERDGSVRYYTSAGGVPIPDEKQKINTPVPGNNVYLTLNSRIQTVLEQAMAQTNKVYKPTSMIGIVADPKTGKILAMSTYPTFNPNNRDITQFSNIAISTPYEPGSVMKTFTVASAIDAGVFNGKATYASGSYRTKGGTIHDWDTAGWGNINFDQAFELSSNVGMSVLTDKYLGPDRLEEYWKRFGFMKKTGIDLPGESQGIVNWSWPIDKLEASFGQGSAFTAMQIVQASTAIANNGVMMRPYVVDKVVNPDNGKTILSNHPVVAGHPVSKSAAEQTRALMRQVVSNKDVVNGYGATGTAFDLPGYDVIGKTGTAQIAQNGRYLQGKDNYVFSFLGMAPENDPKVIVYVAIKQPHLKPTDLGDEPVINIVRPVMSSSLQYLQVDKKVGQGGGVKAAAPVKLGDYTGNSTNGAAQSLLNLGLNPIIVGDGTSVRRQLPFSGESLSQGSKVILFSGGFAKMPDTTGWSLADAMKLADAADLRLKTNGTGFVTHQSPSPGTLLKSGDTLTVDLH from the coding sequence ATGTTTCAGAGAAAAAAAAGAGCGATCAGTTTATGGTCAGGAATAGTCGGCGGTCTTTTTATGCTGGCTTTTTTTATAATTATCGGCCGGTTTGTTTATATTGCACAGGGAAAAGAAGTAGATGGGCAGAAACTTCTTCAGCTTGGTAGCAGGCAGTGGACCGAGCTGGATCTTATTAACGAGAACAGAGGAACGATATATTCAAGCGACGGGGGAATTTTTGCAGAAGATGTGCCGGCTTATACGCTGTATGCTGTGATCAGTCCTAAGGCGGCGGTGCACGTCGTAGATAAGGAAAAAACGGCAAGAGAACTTGCTCCGATACTGAAAATGAAAGAATCGGATATTCTCGCACAACTGAATCGGAATGCCTATCAGGTCGAATTTGGCACGAACGGGAAAATGCTCAGTTCCCAAACAAAACAGGAAATTGACCGCCTAAAACTTCCGGGGCTCGACTATCTGGCAGGATCAAAGCGTTATTATCCTGAACAGTCCAGCGCTGCCTACACTATCGGATTCACGCAAACGAATCCGAATACCAATCAACAGACGGGTGTGCTTGGCGTTGAACAGTCAATGAACCGCTATTTGACTGAGCGGGATGGCTCCGTCCGTTATTACACAAGTGCGGGGGGAGTGCCTATCCCTGATGAAAAGCAGAAGATTAATACGCCGGTTCCCGGCAATAATGTTTATCTGACCCTGAATTCCCGCATTCAGACAGTGCTTGAACAGGCAATGGCACAAACGAATAAAGTATACAAGCCAACCAGCATGATTGGAATCGTGGCCGATCCAAAAACAGGTAAAATTCTGGCAATGTCAACCTATCCCACTTTCAACCCCAATAACCGGGATATTACACAGTTCAGCAATATTGCCATCTCAACTCCCTACGAACCCGGATCGGTTATGAAAACTTTTACCGTAGCTTCAGCAATTGATGCCGGTGTTTTTAATGGAAAAGCAACCTACGCATCCGGATCCTATAGGACGAAGGGCGGAACCATTCATGACTGGGACACCGCCGGCTGGGGAAATATTAATTTTGATCAGGCCTTCGAGCTTTCATCAAACGTTGGGATGTCTGTTCTGACTGATAAATATTTAGGTCCGGACCGGCTGGAAGAGTATTGGAAAAGGTTCGGGTTTATGAAGAAAACCGGTATTGATCTTCCGGGGGAAAGCCAGGGAATCGTTAACTGGAGCTGGCCGATTGACAAACTCGAAGCATCCTTCGGCCAAGGTTCTGCTTTTACTGCTATGCAGATTGTGCAGGCATCAACAGCTATCGCCAACAACGGTGTCATGATGCGTCCGTATGTCGTGGATAAAGTCGTCAATCCAGACAACGGAAAAACGATCCTGTCCAACCATCCGGTGGTGGCCGGGCATCCGGTTTCCAAGAGTGCTGCGGAGCAGACGCGTGCGCTGATGCGCCAGGTGGTCAGCAATAAAGATGTTGTCAACGGATATGGCGCAACAGGTACGGCTTTCGACCTTCCCGGATATGATGTTATAGGCAAAACCGGAACGGCCCAGATTGCTCAAAATGGAAGATATCTCCAGGGAAAGGATAATTACGTTTTTTCGTTCCTTGGTATGGCGCCTGAAAATGATCCAAAGGTGATTGTTTATGTAGCGATTAAACAGCCTCATCTAAAACCGACGGATCTCGGGGATGAACCGGTGATAAATATTGTCCGTCCGGTGATGTCAAGCAGCCTTCAGTATCTTCAGGTTGACAAAAAAGTTGGTCAGGGGGGCGGGGTCAAAGCCGCTGCTCCTGTAAAACTGGGCGATTACACGGGCAATTCGACAAACGGAGCTGCACAGTCGCTGCTCAATCTTGGGCTTAATCCGATAATAGTAGGAGACGGCACAAGCGTCAGAAGGCAGCTGCCTTTTTCCGGTGAGAGTCTCTCACAGGGCAGCAAAGTGATTCTTTTTAGCGGCGGATTTGCAAAAATGCCTGATACTACCGGCTGGTCTCTGGCAGATGCTATGAAGCTGGCAGATGCGGCTGATCTTAGGTTGAAAACAAATGGAACAGGGTTTGTTACTCACCAAAGTCCGTCCCCCGGGACGCTGTTGAAGAGTGGGGACACACTGACTGTTG
- the ftsL gene encoding cell division protein FtsL — protein MSQTQRAFNLPESEFAEPRRQYVKDPSVTTRHITKGEKLLWTLAGVAVFLLAALMITNQTRLYLTSQDIQTLQDKLGNQSKITQQLKADADSLSSPDRIVNFAEKQLGLKLDINNIKVLP, from the coding sequence ATGAGTCAAACGCAGCGCGCTTTTAACTTACCTGAATCAGAATTTGCTGAACCGAGACGCCAATATGTAAAGGATCCCTCAGTTACGACCCGGCATATCACCAAGGGGGAGAAATTGCTTTGGACGCTTGCCGGTGTCGCCGTTTTTCTCCTTGCTGCATTGATGATTACGAATCAAACCAGGCTGTATTTGACTTCTCAGGATATTCAGACGCTGCAGGACAAGCTGGGTAATCAGTCAAAAATAACCCAACAGCTTAAGGCGGACGCCGACAGTCTGAGTTCACCTGACCGGATTGTCAATTTCGCGGAGAAACAGCTCGGGCTTAAACTGGATATTAACAACATCAAGGTTCTTCCATAA